The Malus sylvestris chromosome 3, drMalSylv7.2, whole genome shotgun sequence genomic sequence CTTGATTTATTGTAGATCATTTGAATCATGTTGGAAGACGAAGCATCAGGTGAACCAAATAAATACATTTACCATTGTAAATGTGGAATTTTGAAAAGGAAGTCGTTTAGGTCGAAATTGCAAACCTCAACGATGACTTGAAGACTTTTCAAAGCTTCTTTAGCACACTGAGAACACGTCTTGATACACAAGTGTCAACGTTTCGATACACTAATTATCTCTCTAATAAAAGTAGGATTTACAATACAATATAAGTACAGAGTTGAACAATATCACAAGGTTCGCCTAGATACAACCGATCTTTATTATAATAGTTCGGCAGCCTTTTACCAAACCAAACCATACAAATACCAAACCAAACCATACAAATTCGACAGAAACAAACCAAAACTGGCTAAAGCCAACAAGGTCCAAACACCCTTCGCAACCAGATctcaaatttttcattttatctCAAACCCAAATGTTACCATGTAATAAAAATTAATCTCACAAATAGGAATATTGTGGAGtttgttggtatatggtccagcccatgatcaatgttctagattattctagtaagcaagaGAGATGGctggagcatgctagacaattctagcatgttattaagttgatggaagaagctagagagtactagcttccttggttgcaaatggaaagatctagaagccACACTTTTGTGGCTAGTCTAGATCTTTCTATgctagaggtttgaagaatacactagaaactagtagaatgccaaaccctcacctataaatatgggtgtgatgttgtagtgaaccaacaaaatcaagagagtagtgagtagcaaaggatcaagtccaaagctagagttccactccaagagtgagagtgagagtgttccactacacattgtgtgagtgaagtttagtgtgatagaaagtgtgtgtcctactttcttgtatccatcaagccttgtctttggcttggtaagactactcttgttgtactcatcttttcatatagtgaagattgatccttgtttggtggacgtaggcataaattgccgaaccacataaattcttggtgtccattttctactttactttgtgcattctctatcttgtagtactGACATTCCTAACAGAGTTCTTATGCAGTAACAACAAAAGCAAGCTCTTCTTTGTGTGATCAATCCTTGCTTATTGTTCTTGCTTTGGCTCCCTaagctctctaatgaaggtatTGGTTAGAGCAGAATCACCAACAAACGAGGCCACCAAAAGAAGCAAAGCCTGCAAAAAGTAACAAACTCTGAAgttaaaagaaatttaaacagaTAACTAATGTTACATGTCCACAAAATGGGATTCCTTCAACTTTGAAGGTGGACGTACGGATTGGCTCAATTAAGTATTCGATTACATGTTTGGGATTATGGTATCATTTTCCAACAATTGACTACCCTTGTTGGTTAGAGCAATCAATAACATAACATTGTGGACTGATGCAAATCAACAACCGTAACAAGGGAACTCCACTGACAGATTAGAGATGTTGGATAAGATCACTTATCAGTCAAGGTGATATGTGTTGCCGATGATTCATAAGGAAATCCCAGAGGGACATGAAATCTGGTAACAAAAATTCCACAGAAACTAATGAAGCATAACATTAGTGGATGAACATCAAACTTTATAAATGACAACTCACCTCCCTCTTGCCCATATGCACGATATGGTCCTCGATGTCGGTGAAAGGTACCTTCAATTCTTGAATAACAGACATTTCAAGGATTAGAGATAACGGTCTTACAACTAGATTGTCAGTCACTGTGAAGGTATCAGGTCCTTTCAGAAAACCTTGAGCACTTTCATCGCTATCTTCATGAGATTTGGGATAAAAAACATTAAGTTTAACCGACTCCGCTGAAGTATTATCAGGAATACAGCACTTATCAGTAGTTAACTTCTCGTTGAGATAATAAAATGAGGTTTCCTCGATTCCTAACAGAGGGTTCTCGTATCGAAAACCAGGTGCAAGCTTTGGATTGACCAACAATTCCTTGTGGAAATTTGACTTCAAGTATTTCTCATCAAGATCTTCGACACTCTTGTACAACTGATCGAGACAGCCTTTCCATGAAACATTCCGCATCTTTTCTAATATATACCCAAGTGGGAGAGTCAAGAAACTGCAGAGTAGATTGACAAAATCCTCTTGTGCCTCTGCATAACAAACAATCTTCTTAGACTTGCTAACTACAAGCTTAAGAGAAATGTTTTTCTCTTCCTCATTGATTGTGTCACCATGCATTTGAGAATCAATCGATATTCCTTGACTGGAATGTACATCTCCCAAACTTGGTTTTGGTTCGTTTTTCAGAAGAATTTCAGTCAATGGTGTCTTTGATACAAACGAATGCATAAGCAAATTCAAAGCCTGGAAAAAAGAGACATCAAGCTAGTTAGAAACCACTTCTattgttgttgatgaaaaaaaaaattgaaggcaCACCCCACAAGAGGAATACCTCCTGAATTCCCATATTGAAAGTCAACTCCTCCGTAGTTTTAGAATCTGTGACCCCTAgctttgaaaacaaacaaatgctTGTTGCACTTACTGGGGAAATGACCTGTAAATCATCGGTAATTATCAGCCTGGGTCGCTCTTTCACAAAGACGCCTCCAACTTGAGTATTATCCACTGGAATCTTCCAACCAAAAGTAGAAGCACAGGAAGGACAGATGACACTTTGATAATAGCTTAAAAAGCATCCGTTATAGCACCGAAAGTACCGTGTTGGCCTATCATCGTCAATTTTCAACTTGAGGTTCTGGCATTGAAGATCAGCAGAATTGCAGGGAAGTAACAACATATCTCTACATTCATTTGACCGGAAGTTACGCACGTCAAATTTCTCAATACTCTGATACAAATTTCTTAGACAACCTATTTCCACTGGTACTGAATCTTCAGCAAGCCTGACAATTCTTCCCATGGGCATTGTCAAGAAACTGAAGAGAACATCAAAAAAATCACCGTCGGACTCTACGAAGATAACTTTGTTGCTTCCCCTGTCCACCAAGGCCTTCAAGCTAATAACATTTTTGAGATCCTCATCCAACACAGGCTTTTTTTCAGCCATGATTGAAAGAAAGTATAAAGTCGGATTGCTATCCTGTTGTTGAACAGATTCAGTAAGCAATTGTCATTTGTCACAAATATTTGTTGTTGGATAATGACAACCGAAATAAAGCCTGACTAGTCCGTGCTGTTGGTAAGTTGTTTCCCTCCTTAAACATGAAAGAAGCTTCAAAATACAAATCAACTACTGGGAAAGAGATAAAATCTTGC encodes the following:
- the LOC126614906 gene encoding uncharacterized protein LOC126614906 isoform X5, which encodes MAEKKPVLDEDLKNVISLKALVDRGSNKVIFVESDGDFFDVLFSFLTMPMGRIVRLAEDSVPVEIGCLRNLYQSIEKFDVRNFRSNECRDMLLLPCNSADLQCQNLKLKIDDDRPTRYFRCYNGCFLSYYQSVICPSCASTFGWKIPVDNTQVGGVFVKERPRLIITDDLQVISPVSATSICLFSKLGVTDSKTTEELTFNMGIQEALNLLMHSFVSKTPLTEILLKNEPKPSLGDVHSSQGISIDSQMHGDTINEEEKNISLKLVVSKSKKIVCYAEAQEDFVNLLCSFLTLPLGYILEKMRNVSWKGCLDQLYKSVEDLDEKYLKSNFHKELLVNPKLAPGFRYENPLLGIEETSFYYLNEKLTTDKCCIPDNTSAESVKLNVFYPKSHEDSDESAQGFLKGPDTFTVTDNLVVRPLSLILEMSVIQELKVPFTDIEDHIVHMGKREALLLLVASFVGDSALTNTFIRELREPKQEQ